GGCGTCTGCGGCGTGATCTTCGGCGCCTTCCAGGGCTTTGTCTCGCCCGAGTCCTTCAGCCTGATGGAGTCGATCATGATCGTCTCCATGGTGGTGCTCGGCGGCCTGGGGCACATCCCCGGCGTGATTCTGGGCGCCATCCTGCTGGCCGCGCTGCCCGAGGTGCTGCGCTACGTGGCCGGGCCGCTGCAGGAGCTGACCGGCGGGCGGCTGGACGCGGCCATCCTGCGCCAGCTCCTCATCGCCTCGGCCATGATCGTCGTCATGCTGATGCGCCCGCGTGGCATCTGGCCTTCGCCCGAGCACGGCAAATCGCTGGTGCGCAAATCCTGAATCGGCAAAGTCATGACACAAGCATCCAACGAGATAGTGCTCAAGGTCTCGGGCATCTCCAAGCGCTTTGGCGGCTTGCAGGCGCTCTCGGACGTGGGCATCACGATACGCAAGGGCCAGATCTACGGCCTGATAGGCCCCAACGGCGCCGGCAAGACCACTTTCTTCAACGTGATCACCGGTTTGTATACGCCCGACAGCGGCAGCTTCGAGCTCGGCGGCAAACCGTATGCGCCACACGCGGTGCACCTGGTGGCCAAGGCCGGCATTGCGCGCACTTTCCAGAACATCCGCCTGTTTGCCGAGATGACGGCGCTGGAGAACGTCATGGTCGGGCGCCATGTGCGCACGCACTCGGGTCTGTTCGGCGCGGTGTTTCGCAGCAGCGGCTTTCGGCGCGAGGAAAAGGCCATCCTGCACCGCGCGCGCGAGCTGCTGGAGTACGTGGGGTTGTCGGAGTACGCCGACTACAAGGCGCGCACGCTGTCCTACGGCGACCAGCGGCGCCTGGAGATTGCCCGCGCACTGGCTACAGACCCGCTCCTGGTGGCGCTGGACGAGCCGGCCGCCGGCATGAACGCGACCGAGAAGGTGGCGCTGCGCGAGCTGATCGACCGCATCCGCGGCGACGGCAGCACCATCTTGCTGATCGAGCACGACGTCAAGCTCGTCATGGGCTTGTGCAACCGCGTCACGGTGCTGGACTACGGCAAGCAGATTGCCGAAGGCACGCCGGCCGAGGTGCAGAAGGACCCCAAGGTGATCGAAGCCTATCTGGGCACGGGAGGGCATTGAAATGGCAGACAAGGACAAGCCCGTGCTGCTGAGCGTCAAGGGCCTGAAGGTGGCCTATGGCGGCATTCAGGCGGTCAAGGGCATAGACATGCAGGTGCGCGAGGGCGAGCTGGTGTCGCTCATCGGCTCCAACGGCGCGGGCAAGACCACGACGATGAAGGCCATCACCGGCATGCTGGGCGCAAGCGACGGCGACATCGAATACCTGGGCCGCCCCATCAAGGGCCGCGGCCCCTGGGACATGGTCAAGGAAGGCCTGGTGATGGTGCCCGAGGGCCGCGGCGTGTTCGCGCGCATGAGCATCACCGAGAACCTGCTCATGGGCGCCTACACGCGCGACGACCAGGCCGGCATCGCCGAGGACGTGGAAAAGGTCTTCGGCATCTTTCCGCGCCTGCGCGAGCGCAAGAACCAACTGGCCGGCACCATGAGCGGCGGCGAGCAGCAGATGCTGGCCATGGGCCGCGCGCTGATGGCGCGGCCCAAGGTGCTGCTGCTCGACGAGCCTTCCATGGGCCTGTCGCCCATCCTGGTGGACACCATCTTCGAGGTGGTGCGCGACGTCTACGCGCTTGGGGTGACCATCGTGCTGGTCGAGCAGAACGCCAGCCGCGCGCTGGCGATTGCCGACCGCGGCTACGTGATGGAGTCGGGCCTGCTTACCATGGAAGGCACGGGCGAGGAACTGCTGGCCGACCCGCGCGTGCGCGCCGCCTACCTGGGCGACGAATCGAGCTGAGGCTGCGGGGCGCGCCGGGCGCCTTCAGCTCACCAGCCGGCGCAGCTCGTCGGGCAGCGGCATGGACTTTTGCCGCGGAAAATCCACCCAGACCACGGTGGCGCCGCCGGTGGCGTGCACCACACCCGGCTGGTCGCTGCGCTCCATCACCGCCCAGGTGTCGAAGGACGAGCGCCCGGGCTTGCTCACGTAGGTGCGCACCAGCACCTCGGCGGGAAATTCAAGCTGGCGGATGAAGTTGCAGAAGGCGTTGGCAATCACCACGCCCTCGCCCTGCGGGTTGATCGGGCAGCCGGCCGCCATCAGCCAGTCCAGCCGCGCAATTTCCATGTAGCGGAAATAGACGGTGTTGTTCAGGTGGCCCATCGCATCCATGTCGCCCCAGCGCATGACGATGGTGCTCTGGTGCACCAGTTTTTTCTCTTCGGGCAGTTCGATTCTCATGGCGCGATTCTGGCGTGTAATCACGCCTTCGGCCGTCACCCCCCGGACAGCGCACGCCATGAGCTGGCTTCACACCCTTCCCGTTTCCCTGCAGACCATCTTGCTGCTGGCAGCCAGCAACGTCTTCATGACCTTTGCCTGGTATGCCCACCTGAAGAACATGAGCAGCTTCCCCTGGTGGGCCGCAGCGCTGGCCAGCTGGGGCATTGCGCTGTTTGAATACCTGCTGCAGGTACCGGCCAACCGCATCGGCCATACCGAATTCAGCGTGGCCCAGCTCAAGATCATGCAGGAGGTGATCACGCTGTCGGTGTTCGTGCCGTTTGCGCTGCTCTATCTGCACGAGCCGCTCAAGTGGGACTACCTCTGGGCCGGTCTGTGCCTGATGGGCGCGGTGTACTTCATGTTTCGCGGCGCCTGAGCCCGGCCAGCTCAGATCGCTGACAGGGCGCAAGCGCTTGCCGTGGGGAGCCACCTGCGCTCAAGGCGCCGGACGCCGCGCCGTTCGCGCGCCTCGTTCAAAAGCGGAACACCGCCGCTGCGCCGGTGTCGGTGGGCATGCGGCCGGCCGGCACCATCACCACCTCGCCGCCGGTGCGCAGCACCTGCTCGGCCAGGTCGTCCAGCAAGTCGTCGGTTTGCGGGTCGTCGAGCTGGCCTGCGGTGAGCTTGCCGCTGTGCGCGTCGAAGCGCCCCGGCACCAGCCGGTCGGCTTCGACCAGCAGCGTGGCCACGCGGCCTTGGGCGGCCGCCTGGGCGATGTCGTCGAGCAGGTTGGAACCCTGCCCCTGGGCCGACGCGGCGCCGTAGCGATCGACCAGGTCGGACAGGCGCTCCAGGTAATACGGCTGCAGCAGCGCCCAGGCGCGCTCGCGCAGCGCATCGACGTCCAGCGCCTCGGGGTTGATGTCGATCGCCTGCGGCAACAACTGGGCGTTCTTGCTCACGGTGCGAAACAGATGGTGGTGCTCGGGCAGCGCCGCGAGGATCAGCGGCATGCCGTTCGCCTTGCCATTGCGCCGAATCAGCGCCTGGTCCACGGCGCGGAAGAATTGCTCGATGTCCCGGTCGGCCGCGTCCTGCTTGACGTCGGTGCCTTGCCAGGCAGCGTCGCCCTGCGGCCCGTAGGTGCGGTGCGCGCCTTCGCGGCTGTCGGCCTCCAGGCCCAGCATGTCGGCGGCCGTTTGCGCCGCCCCGTCCAGCGCCTGCACCTGCACCAGACCGTCGCGGTTGCCTTCGTACAGCGTGAAGCGGTCGCGGCTCAGACCCAGCACCTGGAATCGGTCGGCCGACTGGGTAATGCGCACCAGCGGCTTGGTGTGAAAGCTGTCGGCCACCACGGCCAGCTCAGCGACCGGGCGCGGCAGGCGATAGACGCGAAACAGCCCGGGCGCGCTCAGCACCGCCAAGCCATCACTGGTGTGGTTCCAGAAAGCGTCCTCGCCCGCCAACACCTCGAACGGCGCGAGCAGCGGCGCTACCTCCCGCTGCGGGTACTTCTGGCGCAGCGACTCTTCGAGCTGCTTGACCAGGTTGCGAAACCGGATCGGGTCTTGCACCTTGTCGGGGTGCTGGCGGTGGGTCGGCTGGTACAGCGACAGGCAGGGCGTTTGCGCGGGCTTCAACAGCAATTCGGGGTAATCATGGTTCAGGGAATGCATGGCGGAGCCTTTCAAAATTAGACAAGGAAAATCTGCACGGCGGTGCGCAGACTTGAGCCGCAGAAAATTCCAGGAACAGATTCCGGGCTTTTTCGAGTTTTCGGGCCCGCAAAATGCGGTCCGGAAGACGCCCATGAAACTTCCTGATCGGGGAATTCATATACCTTGCGGCAATCCGCGTTTTTGCAAGCCGATCCGCTGCCGGCCCGGCAAGGCCCGTACCTGCAATATTTCCCGGCCGCTGACAGGCCGAACAGGCGACTGCTCCAGCTTGCCGCGTGTCACGATACAAAAAGCGCACGGCGTCGCTCCTGCGCTGCTTCAAGGCAGAAGACCCATGTTCATGCCGGCCATGCCAATGGCAGAAAACGGGGCCTGCCCCCCCGAATATTCCGCGCAGGGAAATAGCTTCCTTTCAGGTGCAAATGCCAAACCGGCGATTTCTGAAAATGCCTCTTGCCCCATCGGTTGGGCTGCCCAAAGCAACTATTGCGTGGCCAATTCGCCAGACCCGAAAATCGTCATTCCCAAGAACAGCCCTTGCCCTGCAGGCTACGGCGCACAGGGCAACCAATGCGTTTGCATCAAGCAGGGCGCGCGCCACGCAATTGCAGCCCGAGCTGCGTTTCGTTGTGGTTGCCCTACGCGCTGACGGGTGCAGGCTGGCGGGACGTTTGCGCCGTTTTTCTCATTGTTCGACCTGCCCAGGATCAAAGTGAGAAACACTGCATCTGCAGCTCACCGAGCGCCACTCATGCACGTTCTGCGGCGGGCTTTCGATGCCTGGAGGCCAGCAGCGCCAGCGCCACGCCGCCGGTGATGCCCAGGGTGGCGAGCACCAGCCGCGTGGTGATGGCTTCGCCGATGAAGACCACGCCGCCCGCAGCCGCGATCGCCGGCACCGTGAGCTGCACCAGCGCGGCGCGCGAGCGCGAAAGCCGGGGCAGGGCGCGGTACCAGATGATGTAGCCCAGCCCCGAGGTGATCGCGCCCGACACCAAGCCCAGGGCCACGCCCTGCCAGCTTGGGCGCAGGCGCAGCAGCCCGATGGCGATCAGCACCAGACCGGCCGGCGCGCTGCGTGCGAAGTTGCCGGCGGAATCGGCTACCGGCGCCTGCGAGCCGCGCCCCACCAGGCAGTACGCGCCCCAGGCCACGCCGGCGACCGCCATCAGCGCCGCGCCCAGCAGCGGCGGCGCCACGAGTCCGGGCGAGACCAGATAGACCAGCGCGGCAAAGGCGATGGCCATGCCCAGCCATTCCAGCGGCGCGGGCCGCTCGCCCCGGTACACCGCCCAGGCGAGCATGCCTATCTGCACGAAGGCAAACAGGATCAGCGCGCCCGGCCCCGTAGGCACCATGACGTAGGCCACGGAGAAGGTGGCCGCATACAGCGTGAGCGAGAAGGCCCCTTGCCAGTTGCCGCCCAGCCAGCCAGCAGGCAGCCTGGCAGGCGCACCGACGCCCCGGGCAGTGCCTGCCTGCTTGCGCCGCGCATGCCAGAGCGCGGCGCACACCAGCACGGCGGCGCCGGCGCTCAGGCGTATGCCGGTGTAGGCCAGGGGGTCGATGGCGCCGTCCGACAGCGCCATGCGCGCCAGCACCGAATTGGCGGCGAAAGCCAGCATGGCGATGGCGGTGAGGAGGGCGGTCTGCACGCTGCGCAGCAAATGGCGCCTCCGGCAGGAATCGAACCTGCATCTGGCGCTTAGGAGGCGCCCGTTCTATCCATTGAACTACGGCGGCGGAAAACGGCCGATTGTACGGGCATGCCCGTGGCGGGGAAAATCGGGGCTATATAAAATTGATAGCTGCCAGCGCTTGTGGGTCAAGCGTTGCAGGCCAATTTGGCCTCAATCATAGCGCAGGGTGTAGATCAGGTCGAGCGCGCTTTGCGCCCCGGTCTGCCCGCGCAGCGTCAGGCTGCGCGACAGGTCCAGGAAGATGTAGAGCGTGCCCATGGCGCCGGCCAGGCTGTGTTCGTAGGCGACGTAAAGCCTGCGCGAGAGGCGCTTGCCCAGCGTGAGCGCGGCGCCGTTCAGGCCGCTCGCGCCGTCGGGGCCGCGAAAGCCGATCTCGTCGAGCCCCAGGCGCTGCGCCACGCCGCCGGCCGGATCGCCCCCGCCGCTGAGCAAGGCCAGCGCCGCCTGCTGCATCAGCGCGGCTTCGGCCCCGCCGGCGGCGGCGCTGCGCCCCAGCACCAGCCAGGAGAGCTTTTCCGCGTCCGGCATCTCGGGGTCGGAGTACAGCCGCGCGCGCGGCGCCAGCGCGCTGCCGCTGACCTGCACGCCCACGCGCTCGCTGATCTGCGGGCGCAGCGCCAGGATGTCCAGCTGCGGGTTGTCCGCCGCGCCGGAAAAGCGCAGCAGCCCGGTTTCCACGTCCAGCACCTGGCCCCAGGCGCGGTAGCGTCCCTGCTCGGTGCGGATCTCGCCCAGCACGCGCGGCATGGGGCCGCTCTTGCCGTCGCTGGTGATCCTGAGCTGGCCCTTGAGCCGCGTGGTCAGGCCGTGGCCTTGCACCGCGAAGTCGTCGCCCAGATCGAGCTCGATGTCCATGGCCGGCGCGCTGGCCGCGTGGACCCGGGTGTCCTCTTCGGTCTGCTCCGTGGGCGCGTCGCCGCCGTGCACCACCACGTCATCGCTCAGCTTGGGCGCGCTGTCGTCGGGCAGCAGAATGCTTGCGCGGTCCGCCTTGAGCTGACCGCTGAGCATCAGCTGTCCATCCTGCAGTTGCGCGTGCAGCTTGCCCGACAAGCTCAACTGGCGGTCGGCGCGCACTAGCAGTTGCAGTGCCTCGGCCTCGGCGTTCATGTCCATGCGCACCTGCGCGCCCTGCCAGGTGATCAGGCCGCTGCCGCGCAGGCTGCCGCCGTCGCTGGGCGCGCGCGTCAGATTGCCGCTGGGCCCGAGGATGCGTGCGCCGCTGCCGCTGCCGCCGCGCACGAAGAGTTCGGTGACCTGCAACTGCTCGCCCTGCAGGCGGGCGCGCACCCGCCCGTCGCGCAGGTCGATGCCGTCGATCACCGAGCGCACCGCAAAGTCGTCGGCGCTGAGCGTGCCGCTCAGTTGTGGCGAGCCCAGGCTGCCCGCCAGCTGCACCTGCGCGCCCAGGCTGCCGTGCACGCGCCAGCCCGGCGGCGCGAACATGGACCACACGCCCACGTCGGGCAGCGCCGCGTGCGCGCTCCCGGACAGCGGCGCGTCCTGTGCAAGCCGCCAGGCGCCGCCCACGCGCTCCAGGGGCAGGCGGGCTTCTGCGCTGGCCTGGCCGGCGCGCTCGCTGTCCCAGGCGGCGTCCAGTTTGAGCTCGCGCTCGTCTGCAAGCATTTGCAGCTGCAACTGGCGCAGGCCGGCGGCGCTGCTCTGGCCTTCGATCGGCAGTTGCAGGTCGCCGCCGCTGCGCCGCAGCGTGACGCTGGCCTGCAGCGCCTCGCCCATCTGCACGTCCCAGTCGGCGGCCAGCACCAGGTCGCCACCCAGGCCCAGGCGCTGCAGCAGCGGCGTGGGCTCGGCGTCCAGCGCGTTGGCCCAGGCCAGCGGCAAGTCGCGCAGGCTGCCGTGGCTGCTCAGGCGCAGCGCCGAGGGCTGGTCACCCCCCGAGGGCAGGCTCAACTGCACCGGGTCGGCCTGCAGCGTCGCGCTGCCCGCTTGCGGCCCCTGGAGGCGAGCGGCAAGCGGGCCGGTCTCGATCTTGAGCCCGCCCGCACTTTGCACCGCGAGCGTGAGCGGCGCCTGCAGTTGCAGCCGCCAAGGTCCCGGGCGCCGGCCCTGGCGTGCCTGCAGCGAGAGCTCGGAGAGTTGCGCCTGCCAGCGCCCCTGGCCCAGCACGCCGGCGCTGCCCCGCAGTTGCACGCTGGCGCTGAGCATGGCCTCGTCCTGACCCTGGCTGGCGCTGGCGCCCAGGCTCAGCGCCATGTTCGCGGGCGTGCCCTCCAGGCGGGCTTGCAGTTGGCGCAGCGCCAGCGGGGCGCC
The DNA window shown above is from Comamonas sp. NLF-1-9 and carries:
- a CDS encoding ABC transporter ATP-binding protein; the encoded protein is MTQASNEIVLKVSGISKRFGGLQALSDVGITIRKGQIYGLIGPNGAGKTTFFNVITGLYTPDSGSFELGGKPYAPHAVHLVAKAGIARTFQNIRLFAEMTALENVMVGRHVRTHSGLFGAVFRSSGFRREEKAILHRARELLEYVGLSEYADYKARTLSYGDQRRLEIARALATDPLLVALDEPAAGMNATEKVALRELIDRIRGDGSTILLIEHDVKLVMGLCNRVTVLDYGKQIAEGTPAEVQKDPKVIEAYLGTGGH
- a CDS encoding ABC transporter ATP-binding protein yields the protein MADKDKPVLLSVKGLKVAYGGIQAVKGIDMQVREGELVSLIGSNGAGKTTTMKAITGMLGASDGDIEYLGRPIKGRGPWDMVKEGLVMVPEGRGVFARMSITENLLMGAYTRDDQAGIAEDVEKVFGIFPRLRERKNQLAGTMSGGEQQMLAMGRALMARPKVLLLDEPSMGLSPILVDTIFEVVRDVYALGVTIVLVEQNASRALAIADRGYVMESGLLTMEGTGEELLADPRVRAAYLGDESS
- a CDS encoding thioesterase family protein; this encodes MRIELPEEKKLVHQSTIVMRWGDMDAMGHLNNTVYFRYMEIARLDWLMAAGCPINPQGEGVVIANAFCNFIRQLEFPAEVLVRTYVSKPGRSSFDTWAVMERSDQPGVVHATGGATVVWVDFPRQKSMPLPDELRRLVS
- a CDS encoding DMT family protein; its protein translation is MSWLHTLPVSLQTILLLAASNVFMTFAWYAHLKNMSSFPWWAAALASWGIALFEYLLQVPANRIGHTEFSVAQLKIMQEVITLSVFVPFALLYLHEPLKWDYLWAGLCLMGAVYFMFRGA
- a CDS encoding DMT family transporter, whose translation is MQTALLTAIAMLAFAANSVLARMALSDGAIDPLAYTGIRLSAGAAVLVCAALWHARRKQAGTARGVGAPARLPAGWLGGNWQGAFSLTLYAATFSVAYVMVPTGPGALILFAFVQIGMLAWAVYRGERPAPLEWLGMAIAFAALVYLVSPGLVAPPLLGAALMAVAGVAWGAYCLVGRGSQAPVADSAGNFARSAPAGLVLIAIGLLRLRPSWQGVALGLVSGAITSGLGYIIWYRALPRLSRSRAALVQLTVPAIAAAGGVVFIGEAITTRLVLATLGITGGVALALLASRHRKPAAERA
- a CDS encoding translocation/assembly module TamB domain-containing protein, with translation MLGRALVALVLLLLTALAALWGWAGSEGSLATVLRLATRELPAPMQLDAREVRGTLLHGGQIGQVHFSQPGLALQLQGLRIAWQPLALLHGELLVTELHAQRIALAPQPRPDPEPEESTPLQQVVLPLRISTPLSADEIVWSAPGEGAPPTITALRGHYDWDGREHRLRIDELHFAEGNYQLQASLQGAAPMQLEAALQASLQARLAPDGAPVAASAQLRAAGPLSGRAARLALSAQLKGEDGNPLQAQASATVLPWAAQPLHEASAQLQALNLALLWPGAPQTALAGQLSLQPQEQLAQAGWALQADLTNDLAGPWDAGRLPLSALQASARFDGSLLALHSARLEVGSGHIELQQARYELESGKLQARLGVHALNPALLHRQLQAAPVNGEISASGSLKDGLDLQASLSAAAAHQRDRWQFERLQLKARWQEEALNVSTLTLAALQARLQASELRLDLAARAGSGQLSASVPGASLQLQGELAPRRGKGEIELALKSAQALQEWLGALPLPLPLPSELTQAQFKGQGQLQAQWQGGWQTLLDAAQGKSAADAPTLQATLELPQLDYRPAAGAPLALRQLQARLEGTPANMALSLGASASQGQDEAMLSASVQLRGSAGVLGQGRWQAQLSELSLQARQGRRPGPWRLQLQAPLTLAVQSAGGLKIETGPLAARLQGPQAGSATLQADPVQLSLPSGGDQPSALRLSSHGSLRDLPLAWANALDAEPTPLLQRLGLGGDLVLAADWDVQMGEALQASVTLRRSGGDLQLPIEGQSSAAGLRQLQLQMLADERELKLDAAWDSERAGQASAEARLPLERVGGAWRLAQDAPLSGSAHAALPDVGVWSMFAPPGWRVHGSLGAQVQLAGSLGSPQLSGTLSADDFAVRSVIDGIDLRDGRVRARLQGEQLQVTELFVRGGSGSGARILGPSGNLTRAPSDGGSLRGSGLITWQGAQVRMDMNAEAEALQLLVRADRQLSLSGKLHAQLQDGQLMLSGQLKADRASILLPDDSAPKLSDDVVVHGGDAPTEQTEEDTRVHAASAPAMDIELDLGDDFAVQGHGLTTRLKGQLRITSDGKSGPMPRVLGEIRTEQGRYRAWGQVLDVETGLLRFSGAADNPQLDILALRPQISERVGVQVSGSALAPRARLYSDPEMPDAEKLSWLVLGRSAAAGGAEAALMQQAALALLSGGGDPAGGVAQRLGLDEIGFRGPDGASGLNGAALTLGKRLSRRLYVAYEHSLAGAMGTLYIFLDLSRSLTLRGQTGAQSALDLIYTLRYD